One genomic window of Ziziphus jujuba cultivar Dongzao chromosome 4, ASM3175591v1 includes the following:
- the LOC107416226 gene encoding pre-mRNA splicing factor SR-like 1 isoform X4, producing the protein MEIQTCGKPIDSLLEKVLCMNILSSDYFKELYRLKTYHEVVDEIYNQVDHVEPWMTGNCRGPSTAFCLLYKFFTMKLTVKQMHGLLKHPDSPYIRAFF; encoded by the exons ATGGAGATACAGACTTGTGGAAAACCTATTGACTCATTGCTAGAAAAGGTCCTTTGTATGAACATTCTATCTTCTGACTACTTCAAAGAGCTTTACCGTTTGAAGACATACCATGAGGTTGTAGATGAGATTTACAATCAGGTCGATCACGTCGAGCCATGGATGACTGGAAATTGTCGCGGTCCTTCAACTGCATTCTGTCTCCTTTACAAGTTTTTCACTATGAAACTGACTGTCAAACAAATGCACGGGCTATTGAAGCACCCAGATTCTCCATACATAAGAGCC TTTTTCTAG
- the LOC107416221 gene encoding microtubule-destabilizing protein 60, with translation MEKANTKSALKFVKTASQSAVSWSSNSRSMASQKTSPKSPKEHTRPQDFKLHTQQRALKRAMFNYEVATKLYIIQQQKKQEERIQKMIEDEEIRLLRKEMVPRAQLMPFFDRPFYPQRSNRPLTVPKEPSFLMRGKCSTIVCSSGLYHFQQSQAH, from the exons ATGGAGAAGGCAAACACCAAATCTGCTCTCAAG tTTGTAAAGACTGCTTCACAGTCTGCTGTTTCATGGAGCTCTAACTCCAGATCAATG gctTCTCAGAAGACATCACCAAAGTCACCAAAGGAACATACGAGGCCACAAGATTTCAAACTCCATACTCAACAAAGAGCACTGAAACGTGCAATGTTCAACTATGAG GTTGCCACCAAGCTTTATATCATTCAGCAAcagaaaaaacaagaagaaagaaTTCAAAAG ATGATAGAAGATGAAGAAATTCGTTTGCTGAGAAAGGAGATGGTTCCAAGAGCTCAATTAATGCCATTTTTTGATAGACCTTTCTATCCACAgag ATCAAACAGGCCTTTGACAGTTCCAAAAGAGCCAAGCTTTCTCATGAGAGGCAAATGCTCAACCATTGTTTGTAGCAGTGGACTTTACCATTTCCAGCAGAGTCAAGCCCATTAA
- the LOC107416226 gene encoding pre-mRNA splicing factor SR-like 1 isoform X3 translates to MEIQTCGKPIDSLLEKVLCMNILSSDYFKELYRLKTYHEVVDEIYNQVDHVEPWMTGNCRGPSTAFCLLYKFFTMKLTVKQMHGLLKHPDSPYIRAIGFLYLRYAADPKTLWNWFEPYVKDEEEFSPGSSGRMTTMGVYVRDLLLGQGQGGVPPEWY, encoded by the exons ATGGAGATACAGACTTGTGGAAAACCTATTGACTCATTGCTAGAAAAGGTCCTTTGTATGAACATTCTATCTTCTGACTACTTCAAAGAGCTTTACCGTTTGAAGACATACCATGAGGTTGTAGATGAGATTTACAATCAGGTCGATCACGTCGAGCCATGGATGACTGGAAATTGTCGCGGTCCTTCAACTGCATTCTGTCTCCTTTACAAGTTTTTCACTATGAAACTGACTGTCAAACAAATGCACGGGCTATTGAAGCACCCAGATTCTCCATACATAAGAGCC ATTGGATTCCTGTACTTGAGATATGCTGCAGATCCAAAGACTCTGTGGAATTGGTTTGAACCATATGTAAAGGATGAAGAG GAATTTTCTCCTGGATCAAGTGGACGAATGACCACAATGGGTGTATATGTGCGTGACTTGCTTCTTGGACAG gGACAAGGAGGGGTTCCTCCTGAATGGTATTGA